The proteins below come from a single Paludibacter jiangxiensis genomic window:
- the pta gene encoding phosphate acetyltransferase — protein MKLLEEIMKRAQENVQHIVLPEGTEERTLQAADVILEKKAANITLIGNPDEIHSLSAKFQLKNIDKATILNPENYSQYEEYTNLLFELRKAKGLTMEQAQKLAKDPLYIGTLMIKNGDADGEVAGARNTTGNVLRPALQIVKTKPGTSVVSGALLLFSDSPYGENGLVLMADLAVTPNPTAQELAEIAVNSGQTARTIGGFEPKIAMLSFSTKGSAKHELVDKVVEATRIAQEMAPDLQIDGELQADAALVPSVGESKAPGSEVAGHANVLVFPDLQAGNIGYKLVQRLGNAVAIGPILQGMGAPINDLSRGCCVNDIVQMIAITANQAIGVKQAK, from the coding sequence ATGAAATTGTTGGAAGAAATCATGAAACGGGCTCAGGAAAATGTTCAGCACATTGTGTTGCCCGAAGGAACCGAGGAACGTACTCTACAGGCTGCAGATGTAATCCTGGAGAAAAAAGCAGCCAATATCACCCTGATCGGTAATCCGGACGAAATCCACAGTTTAAGCGCTAAATTTCAATTAAAAAATATTGATAAAGCGACCATCCTCAATCCTGAAAACTATTCACAATACGAAGAATACACCAATCTGCTGTTTGAATTAAGAAAAGCTAAGGGCCTTACTATGGAACAAGCACAGAAGCTGGCAAAAGATCCTTTATATATAGGAACGCTGATGATTAAAAACGGCGATGCTGACGGTGAAGTTGCCGGTGCAAGAAACACTACCGGAAATGTGTTGCGCCCTGCTCTTCAAATTGTAAAAACAAAACCCGGCACATCAGTTGTTTCAGGTGCTTTACTGTTGTTTTCCGATAGTCCTTACGGCGAAAACGGATTGGTATTAATGGCTGACCTGGCTGTTACCCCGAACCCAACCGCACAAGAACTTGCTGAAATTGCCGTGAACTCAGGACAAACAGCCCGTACAATCGGAGGCTTTGAACCAAAGATTGCAATGCTCAGCTTTTCGACAAAAGGAAGTGCCAAACACGAATTAGTCGACAAGGTTGTAGAAGCAACACGTATTGCTCAGGAAATGGCTCCCGATTTACAAATTGATGGCGAGCTTCAGGCAGATGCTGCTTTGGTACCTTCTGTAGGCGAAAGTAAAGCTCCCGGAAGTGAGGTTGCGGGCCATGCCAACGTTCTTGTATTCCCCGACCTGCAAGCAGGTAATATTGGTTACAAACTTGTTCAACGTTTGGGTAACGCTGTTGCTATCGGACCGATCCTTCAGGGGATGGGAGCTCCTATCAACGATTTATCGCGCGGTTGCTGTGTGAATGACATCGTACAAATGATTGCCATTACCGCAAATCAGGCCATCGGAGTAAAACAGGCAAAATAA